Part of the Ignavibacteriales bacterium genome is shown below.
ACTATGAAGCAATTGAAAAAATATTAGAATTAAATGGGGCAGTATATTTAGTTGTTGAAAATTCATCCGGTGAGTTACTAGATGCATTAAACTTAGATGTTGCAGAAAAAAACTTATATATACTTGCAAAAGCTGAGCGTGAAGGTATTTCTAAAGATGAATCTATTTACCGTGTAAAATTACCAATTAAAGCGAACAATGTTTCTGGTAGTATTTATGTTGGATTTAGATCTGGCGATGATGCACAGAAACTCTTTAAAAGCAAACTGCTAACAGCTTTATTTAGCCTTTCAATTCTTTTGTTGGGAATATTATTCACATACTTTTTAAGCTCAATATCATTCCGTCCGTTGTCAAAGATCCTGAAGGTTTTGGATTCTGCGCACGTTCCGGTTGATCAAACAAAGTTTAGGTCTAATCGTAAAGATGAACTAGGAATAATTGAAGATAGGGTAAAACTTGTTCTTGCAGAGCTGGATAAATCAACTGCCGAAGTTGAAGTATTGAATAAAAAATTAAGTGATGTATTTAAAGACAAAATAGCTGAACTAAATTTTGAAATAAATCAAAGAAAAAAAGCAGAAATATCTTTACAGAAAAGTGAAGAACAATTTAGAACTGTTTTCCAAAATGCTCCGATAGGAATTGTAATCATTTCTACGGAGGGAAAAATTACAAGCGTAAATAAATCATTTTGCGATACAATTGGATTTCAGCGGGATGAGGTCATAGGTATTCCGATTAAGTACTTGTTCGAAAAAAATGATCTGGAAGGGTTTAGTGAAGAAACATTAAACTTGGATGACAGCCCTGTTGCAGATATAAACACAGAAAAACAGCTTCTAAAAAAAGAAGGTAAAGAAATTAATGTAATTGTTAAATCTGTTTCAGTACTTGATGATAAAGGTGCAGTTAAACATTATGTAATGCAGGTCTTAGATATTTCCCAAATAAAACAGGTTCAATTAGAATTAGTTAGTGCACTTAATCAAGCAGAGGAATCTGATAGACTTAAATCAGCTTTTCTTGCGCAAATGTCTCACGAGATACGAACTCCGCTTAATGTTATTTTAACATCAATTCCGCTGCTGGCTGATGAAATTTCCAGCGATGATGAAGACCTTAAAATAATTTTAGATTCAGTAAAAAGTGCGGGAAGAAGATTACAGAGAACGATAGATATGATTCTAAGCATGTCTTCAGTTCAAAGCGGCAATTACAAACCAACTTTTGAAAAGTTTGATGTAATTGAAGACCTGAATAAGATGTTAAAAGAGTTTAAATCTTTAAGTGATGATAAGGGGTTGAAACTTAAATTTGTTCATCCAAAACAAGAATGTTTAATTACTGCTGATAGGTACACTGTTAATCAAATATTTCAAAATCTTATTAATAATGCTGTAAAATATACTATTAAAGGATATGTAGAAATTTATATTAAAAACCTTGATGATTATAAAGTGAAAATTGAAATAAGAGATAGCGGAATTGGAATGAGTCAAGAGTATCTACAAAAAATGTTTATGCCTTTTTCTCAAGAAGATGTTGGACATAAAAGAGAGTTTGAAGGCAATGGATTGGGGTTGGCTTTAGTTAAAAAATATATCGAGCTTAACCGAGCAGATATAAAAGTTGAAAGTGAAAAAAATATTGGTTCTGTTTTTTCCGTTACTTTTGATAATAATTTAAATTTTTTAGATTCAGAATCCACAACAAAAACCGAATTTAAATCGCATCGTTAAATTAACATATCGTCTACCACTGTATTAAGGAACCTGTTAAACTATCTGCCCACTAATTGTAAAAAAAGATTATGTTTGTTCAGCCGATTAAAATTTTCTTTAACATAAATAATATCAAATTTCAAAGCAAATGAGCACTTATAAAGTAATATCGTTTTATAAATATGTGGAGGTAAAAAATCCGGACGAGCTTGCAAAACAACATCTAAATTGGTGTTTAGACAATGGTGTTCGCGGTAAAGTTTATCTTGCAATTGAAGGAATTAATGGTTCCGTTTTTGGAGATGAAGAAGTTATAACAAAATATAAAAATCATTTAACAAGTTTTATTTTTTTTAAAGATGTTTGGTTTAAAGAAACTATAACAGATAAAATTGCATACAGTAAAATGCACGTTAGGGTTAAAGATGAGATTGTAAATTCCGGTCTAAAAAAAACTAAACTTGAAAACACCGCACCAAAACTAACTCCCGAACAACTACTTAATTTTTATGAAAGCAAAAAAGATTTTGTGATTGTTGACGCAAGAAATTGGTATGAAAGTAAAATTGGTAAATTTAAAAACGCGATTACCCCACACGTAACACATTTTAGGGAATGGCCGCAAGTTGTAGAATCATTAAAAGAGTTTAAGGACAAAACTGTAATAACTTATTGTACCGGCGGAATACGTTGTGAAAAAGCCTCGGCTTATATGCGCGAACAAGGTTTTAAAGATGTTTATCAAATGGATGGCGGCATTCTAAACTATATTCTAAAATTTCCGGATACCTATTGGGAAGGTGGAATGTTTGTTTTTGATGAGAGAAAAGTTTTTGAACCTAACACAAAAGAAGAATTAAAATATACCGCAACCTGCCATTTTTGTAATAAGCCAACTTCATACCATATAAACTGCCACAACGTACTTTGCGATAAAATTATAGTTTGCTGTCATGATTGCAAAATTGAAAAGGAATATTGCTGCAGCGATGAATGCAGAAGTAGTATCAACAGAAGAAAAAACTACAATGGATAATAAATTACTTGTTTTTAATAATCGATTTTAACACCTATAGCTTACAGTTTCGTATTAAAATTATTATTTTTTTTAAAAATGCACTATTAATTAACACTTTCTTGACTTTTTAATTCTAATTAGTAAAGTTTTAATTAAATAAAAAACTTTTTTAAATTAAAAGTTTTTATCTTGGAGAAGTCAGAGATCCATTCCAAATAGTTATTTTAAAAATCAGGGAGAGTGAAAAATGACAAGAGAGGAGCAATTAGAATTTTGTAATAGTTGTTTAAACCGCAGTATGGATTTAAACGAAGATATAATCTGCAAGCTCACAAATAGGATTGCAGACTTCAGTGATCAATGCCTTAATTTTCAGAAAGATGAATTAGCATCTCAGGACCAAATTTCAGGGGAGGAAGAGTATAATATCAATAATAAGTTTACAAATGATTTATTATTCAAACTAAGATCATTTCAAGATTTTAACTTTGCTATAGCCGGTGGAACATTAGTATCAATTATTTGTGCATTTTTATGGGCTTTTATAACTCTAAAAACCAAATATCAGGTAGGTTATATGGCCCTTGGCGTTGGGCTAATAGTTGGTCTTGGGGTAAGATATTTTGGTGCAGGGATAGATAAAAGATTTGGATATGCAGGCCTTCTTTTGTCTCTCTTAGGTTGTTTGCTTGGGAATTTTCTAAGTCAGGTTGGATTTGCTGCGGATGAATATAACCAAGGATTTTTTGAAACTCTTACATATTTGAAACTATCAGATATCCCCATTATTATAAAAGAATCATTTCAGCCAATGGATTTGATTTTCTATGGACTTGCTGCATATGAAGGATATAAATTTTCTTTCCGTTCCATTCCTGAGTCAATTGATGAGGAAGAAGATTTTACCCCTCCTTTTGCAAAATTTAGACTACCGTTGACAATTGTCTCCCTTATCGTAATAACGGTCTTAGTATATAATGTTTCGCAAGGAGCTACAGGATTTAAAACTTTTTTTTATGAATCAGGCAACAAACTCTCAGAGGGTGAGTTTGTAAATGGAATACCTGACGGTAAATGGAAGTATTTTTATGAGAATGGTACTGTACAATTAATTGCCAATTTTAATAACGGTATTGAAGAAGGTAAATGGCAGTGGTTCAGTGATGATAATTCACTGATAAGGGAGGGTTCTTTTAAAAATGGACTTGAGCATGGTACATGGACGCAATATTATGCAAATAATAATATTTCTGACTCAGGATCATATTATTTAGGACGTCAACATGGAGATTGGATTTACTTTTATGAGGATGGAAAAATTAGACAAAGAGGCAAATTAATTCGGGATATGAAAGAGGGTATTTGGGAATTCTTGGACAATAATGGTAAGCTTATTTCAAGCGGAGAATTTAAAGAAAATGAATACTCTGGCATATGGAATTTTTGGTATACCACCGGAAAGCAAATTTCACAAATGCAATTTTTACCTGAGAATAAAAGTAAAATTTTGGCTGCTTGGGATAATAAAAATAGGCAAATCGTAAAAGATGGGAATGGACTGTTTGTTTCTTTTCATCCTAATGGTGTAAACTCTGAGAAAGGAAAAGTTATTAATGGTGATAGGGTAGGATTGTGGCAATCATTTTATTCAAATCATTCTTTGAAGCAAGAGGGGGAATATAAGAACGGTGATTATTTTATTAATAATTTTTGGGATTCTGAGGGCAATCAATCAGTAAAAAATGGAACAGGGTACTTTAATTCAAGTTACGAAGAGAATGACTTTTTTGAATCAGGAAATTACAGCGATGGACTTAAAACTGGAATTTGGAAAACATATTTTCAGCAACCCAATAAAATTATTAGCGAGAATTATTATTTTGACGGCAAGCTATCGGGGTTATCTAAGTTTTATTATGAAAGTGGAAATTTATATACCGAAGGTTCTCATCACAATAACAAACAGGATGGAGAGTGGAATTGGTATTATGAAAACGGCAGTATTCAAAGTTCTGTAAATTTTAGTCAGGGGAAAAAAATAGGCGTTCAAAAGTTTTTTGGGTCAAATGGGGTCTTAGTTAAAGAAGAAATTTATAAAAACGGGATATTTATTAAAGAGCAAATCATAAATTCCCATTAATATTTATCTTATAATATATTTAAATTTTGTTGAGTGTTAAATGATGAATTTAACACTCAACCTTATCCGTTTTACTTGACTTTCCAATCCACCAACATCTGTTTCATCCTATCAAAATCAAATGGAGCGTTTGGCATTTTATTACCAAGCTCAACCGCACTTTCCATAGTTGCAATTGCTTCTGATTTTTTATTCATTTTAGAATAGTATTGTGCAAGTATTCTTTTATTCCAATAATTTTCATTTATTAAAGTTGATGCTTGAATCCATTTAAATCCTTCATCCATATTAATGTTTTTATCCAAACAATAAGTTGCCCCAGCCATTAATTGGTTCCATTTAAAAGCATCCCGTGCTTTTTGTAAAGTTATATCTTGTGTTTTTACATCTACCTTAAACGAAACGTGAAGTTTTTCCCAATTTAAACTTACATTTACAGACGTTTCGGTGGCATCTGTAAACAGAAAAGTCATTCTTTCCATAAAGTGATGTTCTTCAGGCTTAACTTTTATTCGCAGCGCTTCTTTTTTTGGATCAAACGTAGAACTTCCATCAATCTTAGTATCTTTACTAAAAATTACTTCCCACTCGTTTGCATTTGGAATGCAGTGGATCCCATAAGTTCCAGATGCAAGTTCATTCCCATCAACGATTACTGCGTCAGTAAAAGTAATTGTAGTTGCTTCATTTGCTCCTGTACGCCAAACTTCTCCAAATGGAACGAGTCCGCCCCAAATTTTCCTATCTTTCACTGCTGGACTACTGTAATCTATGGTAATATTTGTAACTCCAACAAATTGAGAAACAGTTGCATCCGGACTTGGTCGCGGGGTTCTAAAATCTTGCGCAAAAGAAATAACACTAAAAATCATTATAATGGTAAGTATAGATACAGTTCTTCTCATAATGTAACCTTTCATTTTATTTATTTATAAACGATTGAACGACGGGTTTGGATTAGTTAATTTCGTTGCGAAGTTAAAGATCATTTTTTATTTAAGCAATTTTATGGATGATGAATTAAAAAAAGAGATCGAGCAAAGCCTTAAAAAGGCGAAACCACACACCAAATGGAATGAAATTATAAAATGGATTCCATCAATTATTATTTTACCAATTGCGCTTTATTGGGTTTTAACTCGTGGAGAGTATGGACTAATTGATAACGCCGATTTAGTTATACACGAAGCG
Proteins encoded:
- a CDS encoding PAS domain S-box protein, which produces MKLTIQFALFFILVAAFIFFYFTNKFEEQVNEKYTYKADLFVNYFSQAPQIFIDKKFSDYEAIEKILELNGAVYLVVENSSGELLDALNLDVAEKNLYILAKAEREGISKDESIYRVKLPIKANNVSGSIYVGFRSGDDAQKLFKSKLLTALFSLSILLLGILFTYFLSSISFRPLSKILKVLDSAHVPVDQTKFRSNRKDELGIIEDRVKLVLAELDKSTAEVEVLNKKLSDVFKDKIAELNFEINQRKKAEISLQKSEEQFRTVFQNAPIGIVIISTEGKITSVNKSFCDTIGFQRDEVIGIPIKYLFEKNDLEGFSEETLNLDDSPVADINTEKQLLKKEGKEINVIVKSVSVLDDKGAVKHYVMQVLDISQIKQVQLELVSALNQAEESDRLKSAFLAQMSHEIRTPLNVILTSIPLLADEISSDDEDLKIILDSVKSAGRRLQRTIDMILSMSSVQSGNYKPTFEKFDVIEDLNKMLKEFKSLSDDKGLKLKFVHPKQECLITADRYTVNQIFQNLINNAVKYTIKGYVEIYIKNLDDYKVKIEIRDSGIGMSQEYLQKMFMPFSQEDVGHKREFEGNGLGLALVKKYIELNRADIKVESEKNIGSVFSVTFDNNLNFLDSESTTKTEFKSHR
- a CDS encoding rhodanese-related sulfurtransferase: MSTYKVISFYKYVEVKNPDELAKQHLNWCLDNGVRGKVYLAIEGINGSVFGDEEVITKYKNHLTSFIFFKDVWFKETITDKIAYSKMHVRVKDEIVNSGLKKTKLENTAPKLTPEQLLNFYESKKDFVIVDARNWYESKIGKFKNAITPHVTHFREWPQVVESLKEFKDKTVITYCTGGIRCEKASAYMREQGFKDVYQMDGGILNYILKFPDTYWEGGMFVFDERKVFEPNTKEELKYTATCHFCNKPTSYHINCHNVLCDKIIVCCHDCKIEKEYCCSDECRSSINRRKNYNG
- a CDS encoding toxin-antitoxin system YwqK family antitoxin, with amino-acid sequence MDLNEDIICKLTNRIADFSDQCLNFQKDELASQDQISGEEEYNINNKFTNDLLFKLRSFQDFNFAIAGGTLVSIICAFLWAFITLKTKYQVGYMALGVGLIVGLGVRYFGAGIDKRFGYAGLLLSLLGCLLGNFLSQVGFAADEYNQGFFETLTYLKLSDIPIIIKESFQPMDLIFYGLAAYEGYKFSFRSIPESIDEEEDFTPPFAKFRLPLTIVSLIVITVLVYNVSQGATGFKTFFYESGNKLSEGEFVNGIPDGKWKYFYENGTVQLIANFNNGIEEGKWQWFSDDNSLIREGSFKNGLEHGTWTQYYANNNISDSGSYYLGRQHGDWIYFYEDGKIRQRGKLIRDMKEGIWEFLDNNGKLISSGEFKENEYSGIWNFWYTTGKQISQMQFLPENKSKILAAWDNKNRQIVKDGNGLFVSFHPNGVNSEKGKVINGDRVGLWQSFYSNHSLKQEGEYKNGDYFINNFWDSEGNQSVKNGTGYFNSSYEENDFFESGNYSDGLKTGIWKTYFQQPNKIISENYYFDGKLSGLSKFYYESGNLYTEGSHHNNKQDGEWNWYYENGSIQSSVNFSQGKKIGVQKFFGSNGVLVKEEIYKNGIFIKEQIINSH
- a CDS encoding DUF2911 domain-containing protein yields the protein MRRTVSILTIIMIFSVISFAQDFRTPRPSPDATVSQFVGVTNITIDYSSPAVKDRKIWGGLVPFGEVWRTGANEATTITFTDAVIVDGNELASGTYGIHCIPNANEWEVIFSKDTKIDGSSTFDPKKEALRIKVKPEEHHFMERMTFLFTDATETSVNVSLNWEKLHVSFKVDVKTQDITLQKARDAFKWNQLMAGATYCLDKNINMDEGFKWIQASTLINENYWNKRILAQYYSKMNKKSEAIATMESAVELGNKMPNAPFDFDRMKQMLVDWKVK